A region of the Litchfieldia alkalitelluris genome:
AGCAATACAAATAACAAGAAAAAAAAGGATCAGACAATACAATCTGATCCTTTTGCTCTTAAATCAAAATCTTATACAACTAACGCCTTGTTACTTTAAATACGTTAGTTCCACAAAATTAGAGTAGTTAGGAAATGGTTTGCTGTGTAGTATAAATTAAATTTATTTTCGGTCATAATACCGACTGCTTAACATTAAATTCTTTATTTTCATTACTTGTAATATGGCTCCCCGTATCACATCTAAATGTGGTTCTAACAAAAAAAGGCATGTTCTTAATTGGGTAACTAGCGATAAAAAATAAGGGAAAATTTTTCCGTTAATTGTAGATTATAGCAGGTTTTGGGGTAAATAGGGGGAGTTTTTCCCCTTATATAAAGCAAAATCACCTATTTTCATGTACTTCAAGGCAAATAAGAGAAATTTCTCCCTCTATTTAATCTATTTTCAATACTATTTATGAATTAAGGGGAATTTTTCCCTCTATTTTTATTTAATGCTTAGTAAAGACCTACTACGCATCCGCCTTGCTTATTGCACATTACTGACCGTTGAATAAGCCAATCAATAGAATATCGTATTTACGGAATATCCTCAAAAAAACTAAAGAGTCCAACACCTAAGGATCTTAAATACGGCAAATAAAAGTTTACAAAGGGAGTTTTCCATTTGCTGGTTTAGAAAATGGTTTACCTAATGCATACCCTTGTCCCAAATGAACCCCTAGATCTTTCAGATAATTAAATTCTGATTTGGTTTCTATCCCCTCCGCAATCACCTTTGTTTCCGTTTGTAAGGAATATCTTAGAAGTATCTCTACTAAGTATTGTTGCTCTGGGTGCGTATTTATATTGCGAACTAGTGATTTATCAATTTTGATAAATTCTGGTTTTATATTAATGAGGGTCTGTAAGCTGTTATATCCCGTTCCTGCATCATCAACAGCAATGCGAAAGCCTTGTTTTCTGTAATGATTTATCATAATCTCAAAGCGATTATAATCTAACACGGCCTCTTTTTCAGTAAGCTCTAACACTACATTTTTGGGAGACAGGTTATATTTTTCAAGTAACTCCAATGTTTTACCACTTCTATAAGACGGGTCAGCTAGCACCTGAGATTGTATATTTAAAAATACTAATTGATTAGTATTTTCATTTAATTGTTGTACTTGCTCCGAATACCTAGCTAGAGAGAGCTCACGTAAAAAATGTTCAATTAAAACCACATTAGAGCTCCTACCAACATAGTTATAAAAGGACTCTGTTGTTGGAAATAATTTTGTCATATAAGGGCGGTTTAATATTTCAAATCCAACTGTGGAACCATCTTCAAGAGAAAGAATTGGTTGAAAAAATGTGCTCACTTTTTCATGCTTCATTAATTCTTTTATCTCTTCACTTTTTTTAAACTCTTGAAATAGGTCGTGTCGTTTAGAGGATAAAAAGAGGATAAAGTTTAAATAGTTGTGCTTATTCATCATAGGGATCCCTCTTGTTGTTTTTTGTCGAATACACTTCCATTATAGTATACAATTAGCTTTTCATTTCTAAATATTTTGTAAATCATTCGTTTCAGGTTTGTAAATGCGGAAAACAAAAAAGATGGAGACCCAATGTGGTTCTCCATCTTTTTTGTTCAAGCTATATTTTAAAAATTAGCATTGATGTCCCAATTATTACTTAGAAAACACGTTAATAAATTCCCTCATATAATCCGGTAAATCAGGTGGACGACGACTTGATACAAGATGACCGTCTACTACAACTGGTTCATCTAACCATGTAGCACCTGCATTCATCATATCATCCTTAATCCCAGGTGTACTTGTTACTTTTTTACCATTTAAAATCTTAGCTGATATGAGCACCCAGCCTGCATGACAAATTTGACCAATCGGTTTTTCTTGATCGTCCATTGTTTTTACCATGCTTAATACTTCATCATACCTTCTCAATTTATCAGGTGACCAACCACCTGGTACTAAAATCGCATCATAGTCATTTGCATCTACATCTTTAAACGCTAAGTCAGAAACAATTGGAACCCCATACTTTCCAATATATTTCTCATTAGCTTTCTCACCGACAATAGTCACCTCTGCCCCTTCTTCTCTTAAACGAAGAACTGGGTACCAAAGCTCTAAATCTTCAAACTCATCACTTACAAGTTGAATGACTCTTTTACCTTTTAAT
Encoded here:
- a CDS encoding type 1 glutamine amidotransferase domain-containing protein codes for the protein MKLKGKRVIQLVSDEFEDLELWYPVLRLREEGAEVTIVGEKANEKYIGKYGVPIVSDLAFKDVDANDYDAILVPGGWSPDKLRRYDEVLSMVKTMDDQEKPIGQICHAGWVLISAKILNGKKVTSTPGIKDDMMNAGATWLDEPVVVDGHLVSSRRPPDLPDYMREFINVFSK
- a CDS encoding EAL domain-containing protein produces the protein MMNKHNYLNFILFLSSKRHDLFQEFKKSEEIKELMKHEKVSTFFQPILSLEDGSTVGFEILNRPYMTKLFPTTESFYNYVGRSSNVVLIEHFLRELSLARYSEQVQQLNENTNQLVFLNIQSQVLADPSYRSGKTLELLEKYNLSPKNVVLELTEKEAVLDYNRFEIMINHYRKQGFRIAVDDAGTGYNSLQTLINIKPEFIKIDKSLVRNINTHPEQQYLVEILLRYSLQTETKVIAEGIETKSEFNYLKDLGVHLGQGYALGKPFSKPANGKLPL